The Ascaphus truei isolate aAscTru1 chromosome 18, aAscTru1.hap1, whole genome shotgun sequence genome window below encodes:
- the STARD5 gene encoding stAR-related lipid transfer protein 5 yields MEYTELARCAADKLMSYSKDQSGWKLCKKTGEVAVYWRPSTEFTGNLYKGEGIVPAKPEQVWECLKPEPGGLRIKWDNNVEDFKLIDAVTDNLSVCRTVTPPAAMNIIAPRDFVDVVLIKHYEDGSITSNATNVEHPGCPPQRHFVRGFNHPCGCFCVPIPGEPEKTQLFSFFQTDLSGYLPKSVVESFFPYSMAHFYSNLTKAVKALKA; encoded by the exons ATGGAATATACAGAGCTGGCCAGATGTGCCGCTGATAAACTGATGTCGTACAGCAAGGACCAGAGCGGCTGGAAGCTGTGCAAGAAAACA GGCGAAGTTGCTGTTTACTGGAGACCATCAACGGAGTTTACAGGAAACTT GTACAAAGGGGAAGGTATCGTTCCGGCAAAACCAGAGCAAGTTTGGGAATGTTTAAAACCAGAACCCGGCGGACTGAGGATCAAATGGGATAATAATGTGGAAGACTTTAAACTTATTGACGCAGTTACCGAT AATCTCTCTGTCTGTCGAACGGTAACACCGCCAGCCGCCATGAATATCATAGCTCCAAGAGATTTTGTAGACGTGGTGCTAATTAAACATTATGAGGATGGATCCAtaacatctaatg CAACAAACGTGGAGCATCCCGGCTGCCCTCCCCAGCGCCACTTTGTCAGAGGATTTAACCACCCCTGTGGCTGCTTCTGCGTGCCTATACCTGG AGAGCCGGAGAAAACCCAACTGTTCAGCTTCTTCCAGACGGATCTCAGTGGCTATCTTCCCAAGTCGGTGGTGGAATCCTTTTTCCCATACAGCATGGCTCATTTTTACAGCAACCTTACAAAGGCTGTTAAGGCGCTGAAAGCATGA